The Coprothermobacter sp. genome has a segment encoding these proteins:
- a CDS encoding carbohydrate kinase: MGDRYVLAIDCGTQSVRGLLFDDGGHLVAKHKVEFEPYFSPAPGYAEHNAEDYWRDACTALQALKEESPEAWSRIGAVAVTTQRDTVVAMDAGGVPIRPAIIWLDQRMARCDKPMPLVDRLQFMVTGMTRAVEITRRQGKDNWMVENEPELWARTSKWLLLSGFFCFRLTGQYVDSMASQIGHVPFDYAARSWPRSDSSWRWHMFSARRDQVPELVEAGEQMGTISAAAARETGIPEGTPVIAAGSDKGCETLGVGCVDTTSVSLSFGTAATVQSTSRRYFEPIMFMPPYPASVRGSFNPEIQIYRGYWMVSWFKKEFAAHEAVEAEHRGVSPEVVLNEHLEDVPPGSQGLMLQPYWGPGLKTPEAKGSMIGFGDVHTRSHVYRAIIEGIGYALLEGVERIERKSGQKVKRIMVSGGGSQSDAICQITADLFDRPVVRSETYETSGLGAAINGFVGIGVYATHEEAVKNMVHWDSTFLPRPEVASVYHELYARVYKRIYPALQPLYREIQQITGYPDI, from the coding sequence ATGGGAGACCGATATGTTCTGGCGATCGACTGTGGTACACAGAGTGTTCGAGGTCTGTTGTTTGACGACGGTGGTCACCTAGTAGCCAAGCATAAGGTAGAATTCGAACCGTATTTCTCACCGGCGCCGGGGTATGCCGAGCATAATGCCGAAGACTACTGGCGAGACGCATGCACGGCGCTGCAGGCGCTGAAGGAAGAGTCGCCCGAAGCGTGGAGCCGCATCGGTGCCGTCGCAGTGACCACACAGCGCGATACGGTCGTTGCGATGGATGCTGGCGGAGTCCCTATCCGCCCCGCCATCATCTGGTTGGACCAGCGCATGGCTCGCTGCGACAAGCCGATGCCTCTCGTGGACCGACTGCAGTTCATGGTTACAGGGATGACGAGAGCAGTCGAGATTACCAGACGCCAGGGCAAAGACAACTGGATGGTGGAGAACGAGCCTGAGTTGTGGGCCCGGACCAGCAAGTGGCTGCTGTTGTCGGGGTTCTTCTGCTTTCGACTGACGGGGCAGTACGTCGATTCGATGGCATCGCAGATAGGTCACGTCCCGTTCGACTATGCTGCACGCAGTTGGCCCCGTAGTGACAGCAGCTGGCGGTGGCACATGTTCAGTGCACGTCGGGACCAGGTGCCCGAGCTCGTGGAAGCCGGTGAGCAGATGGGCACAATATCCGCCGCCGCAGCGCGGGAGACCGGTATTCCCGAAGGAACACCGGTCATTGCCGCCGGCTCCGACAAGGGATGTGAGACGCTGGGTGTCGGCTGTGTCGATACGACGAGTGTCAGCCTGAGCTTCGGGACTGCCGCGACCGTTCAGAGTACGTCACGAAGGTATTTCGAGCCGATCATGTTCATGCCGCCGTATCCGGCCAGTGTCAGAGGAAGCTTCAATCCCGAGATTCAGATCTATCGTGGCTACTGGATGGTGAGCTGGTTCAAGAAGGAGTTTGCTGCTCACGAAGCCGTGGAGGCAGAACACCGGGGCGTTTCCCCCGAGGTCGTGCTGAACGAGCACCTGGAGGACGTACCTCCGGGGTCGCAGGGTCTGATGCTTCAGCCATACTGGGGTCCCGGCCTGAAGACGCCCGAGGCGAAGGGATCGATGATTGGATTCGGCGACGTGCACACCAGATCGCATGTCTACCGCGCCATTATCGAAGGCATCGGCTATGCCCTGCTCGAAGGAGTCGAACGCATCGAGCGCAAGAGCGGGCAGAAGGTGAAACGGATCATGGTGTCAGGAGGGGGTTCGCAGAGCGACGCGATCTGCCAGATCACCGCAGACCTGTTCGACCGGCCGGTGGTGCGAAGTGAGACCTATGAGACGTCGGGTCTGGGCGCTGCCATCAACGGTTTCGTAGGGATTGGCGTCTATGCCACGCATGAAGAGGCAGTGAAGAATATGGTTCACTGGGACAGTACCTTTCTTCCACGTCCCGAGGTGGCCAGCGTTTACCATGAACTGTACGCGCGCGTCTATAAGCGCATCTACCCCGCGCTGCAGCCGCTCTATCGCGAGATTCAGCAGATAACCGGGTATCCGGACATCTGA